From Candidatus Manganitrophus morganii, the proteins below share one genomic window:
- a CDS encoding PAS domain S-box protein, which yields MESKEKTRLLTEIKNLEGRLELTLRESQRLFQSAFDALSAHIAILDEQGGMIAVNAPWRRFATANYLMMAAEGVGWNYLRLCETAVGEGAEAARALAAGIKQVISKEQDEFTLEYPCHSPTAQRWFIVRVTRFEGEEEGSVRVVVAHEDISDQKRAEEAHQRLASIVESSNDAIIGMNLDGTVVTWNPGAAQIYGYSADEILEASVSILVPPDHPDRVDEILERIGRGERIDPYETVRMKKDGTRIDVSVTTSPIRDAEGKIVGASSITRDISRRRAAERERRKLSSVIEQTDDVVVITDRDGVIEYVNPAFEWKTGYTREEAVGKTPRIVKSGKHGPEFYNRLWETILRGEVFRGELVNKKKDGALYHEEKTITPIKNRKGEITHYVSTGKDMTPRKEMEAALEKARAATIEKERLESIRALSMTYAHNILNAITPIRSYAELMVKRMELSDPKVKWAQAIIDGTGEVVRIIRKLEEIDRYQTTEQSGIKLFDVDPIKEKREK from the coding sequence ATGGAAAGCAAAGAGAAGACGAGACTCCTCACGGAGATTAAAAATCTGGAAGGCCGTCTGGAGCTGACGTTGCGGGAGTCCCAGCGGCTTTTCCAATCGGCTTTTGATGCCTTGTCGGCCCATATCGCCATTCTGGATGAACAGGGGGGGATGATTGCGGTGAATGCGCCGTGGCGTCGATTCGCGACGGCGAATTATCTGATGATGGCGGCCGAGGGGGTGGGGTGGAACTATCTCCGTCTCTGCGAAACGGCGGTCGGAGAAGGGGCGGAAGCGGCGCGCGCGTTGGCCGCCGGCATCAAACAGGTGATTTCGAAAGAGCAAGACGAGTTTACCCTGGAGTATCCCTGCCACAGTCCCACCGCGCAGCGCTGGTTCATCGTCCGGGTCACCCGCTTCGAGGGGGAAGAGGAGGGCTCGGTCCGCGTTGTCGTCGCGCATGAAGATATTTCCGATCAAAAGCGGGCGGAGGAGGCGCATCAGCGGCTGGCGTCGATCGTCGAGTCTTCCAATGACGCCATCATCGGAATGAACCTCGACGGCACCGTCGTCACCTGGAATCCCGGCGCGGCGCAGATTTACGGCTACTCCGCCGATGAAATTCTCGAGGCCTCCGTCTCCATTCTTGTCCCGCCCGATCATCCCGACCGGGTCGATGAGATCCTGGAGCGGATCGGCCGGGGGGAGCGGATCGATCCGTATGAAACGGTTCGAATGAAAAAAGACGGCACGCGGATCGACGTCTCCGTCACGACCTCCCCGATTCGGGACGCCGAAGGGAAAATCGTCGGCGCCTCCAGCATCACCCGCGACATCAGCCGGCGCCGGGCGGCGGAGCGGGAGCGCCGGAAGCTGTCGAGCGTCATCGAGCAGACCGATGACGTCGTCGTCATCACCGACCGGGACGGGGTGATCGAGTATGTCAACCCCGCCTTCGAGTGGAAGACCGGCTATACCCGAGAAGAAGCGGTCGGAAAAACCCCCCGGATCGTCAAATCGGGGAAACATGGGCCGGAGTTCTACAACCGGCTGTGGGAGACGATTCTTCGGGGCGAGGTCTTCCGGGGCGAGCTGGTCAACAAGAAGAAAGACGGGGCTCTCTACCACGAGGAGAAGACGATCACGCCGATTAAAAATCGAAAGGGAGAGATCACCCACTACGTCTCGACAGGAAAAGACATGACGCCGCGAAAGGAGATGGAGGCGGCGTTGGAGAAGGCCCGGGCCGCCACGATCGAAAAAGAGCGGCTGGAGTCGATCCGGGCCCTTTCAATGACCTATGCCCACAATATCCTCAATGCCATCACGCCGATCAGAAGTTACGCGGAGCTGATGGTCAAGCGGATGGAGCTTTCCGACCCGAAGGTGAAGTGGGCGCAAGCGATCATCGACGGAACGGGGGAGGTGGTCCGGATTATCCGAAAGCTGGAGGAGATCGACCGCTACCAAACGACCGAGCAGAGCGGGATCAAGCTCTTTGATGTCGATCCGATTAAAGAAAAACGAGAGAAATAA
- a CDS encoding 2-hydroxyacid dehydrogenase: MRAALFSTKPYDQSFFQAANEASRHDLAFFEPHLDLKTVMLAAGFPAVCPFVNDRLDRPVLERLAQQGTRLVALRSAGFNHVDLIAARDLGLTVVRVPAYSPYAVAEHTAALILSLNRKIHRAYARVREGNFALEGLLGFDLNGRTAGIIGTGKIGTVMARIMNGFGCRLLAHDPFPNEACKELGVEYTALSDLYAASRIITLHCPLTPETHHLIDDNALKQMQNGVMLINTGRGALIDTQAVIAALKSGKIGALGLDVYEEEADLFFEDLSGRVIQDDVFARLLTFPNVLITGHQGFFTQEAMARIAETTLGNLSDFEQGRKLNNAVRAEQVLR, translated from the coding sequence ATGCGGGCCGCGCTCTTCAGCACCAAACCGTACGATCAGAGCTTCTTTCAGGCGGCGAACGAGGCCAGCCGTCATGATCTGGCTTTCTTCGAGCCTCATTTGGATTTGAAGACGGTCATGCTGGCGGCCGGCTTTCCGGCGGTCTGTCCCTTCGTCAACGACCGGCTCGACCGGCCGGTCCTGGAGAGGCTGGCTCAACAGGGGACCCGTCTGGTCGCATTGCGCTCCGCCGGATTCAACCATGTCGATCTGATCGCCGCGCGAGACCTGGGACTGACCGTCGTTCGGGTGCCGGCCTATTCTCCTTATGCGGTGGCCGAACATACGGCGGCATTGATCCTTTCCTTGAATCGGAAGATTCACCGCGCCTACGCCCGGGTCCGGGAAGGGAACTTTGCTCTGGAGGGATTGCTCGGCTTCGACCTGAACGGCCGGACGGCGGGGATCATCGGCACCGGAAAAATCGGAACCGTGATGGCGCGGATCATGAACGGTTTCGGATGCCGTCTGCTCGCGCACGATCCCTTTCCGAATGAGGCGTGCAAGGAACTGGGGGTCGAGTACACCGCGCTTTCCGATCTTTATGCGGCCTCCCGCATCATCACCCTGCACTGTCCGCTGACCCCGGAGACCCATCATCTGATCGACGACAACGCGTTGAAGCAGATGCAGAATGGCGTGATGCTGATCAATACGGGACGGGGGGCGCTGATCGACACGCAGGCGGTCATTGCCGCCTTGAAATCGGGAAAGATCGGCGCCCTCGGCCTCGATGTTTACGAAGAGGAGGCCGATCTCTTCTTCGAAGATTTGTCGGGCCGCGTGATTCAAGACGACGTTTTCGCGCGGCTGCTCACCTTTCCGAACGTCCTGATTACCGGCCACCAAGGCTTCTTCACCCAAGAAGCGATGGCGCGGATTGCCGAGACGACCCTCGGCAATCTCTCCGACTTCGAGCAGGGCCGAAAGTTAAACAATGCGGTCCGCGCCGAGCAGGTTCTGCGATAA
- a CDS encoding EAL domain-containing protein, which translates to MPPERERVERALQAALTYADGIIDTIREPLLILDAKMRIKRANRSFYETFRVSPDETEHHSLYDLGNGQWDLPALRTQMEEVLPRNSQFENFEVEHHFPTIGRRTMLLNARQVRTEDNTAETGTILLAIEDATERKRAEEALRQSEEKYRNLFETMAQGVVYHDAEGKITSANPAAERILGLTLDQLQGRTSFDPRWRTIHEDGSDFPGETHPAMAALKTGKMFKEVVMGVRHPETENYRWISINAVPQFQPGEKKPYQVYATFADITERKAAEEALRSRARREAVLAELGQRALSGMALPALRNEAVITVAETLGVEYCKVLEPLPDGSALLLAAGVGWKEGLVGEATVGILENSQAAYTVACNEPVVVEDLAAETRFSGPALLRDHGVVSGMSVLIPGQDFPHGVLGAHTRRRRAFNKEDVHFLQSIANVLAMAIDRKKAEERIEHQAYHDALTGLPNRLLLEDRLSVAVAQAHRSGEILAVLLIDLDRFKVINDTLGHPAGDELLRGAAARFIRSVREGDTIARMGGDEFAVLLPNLNNDEIALQIADRIASSLREPFHLEGRDLYVTASIGAAVYPHAGVDGRTLLQHADIALYRAKEQGRNTLRYFSPAMNSRAFERLSMESSLREALKREEFLLYFQPQVDLNGGEIIGFEALIRWQRPEIGMISPAEFIPLAEETGLILPIGEWVLRSACAQNVAWQRAGFPPTRIAVNLSVRQFHRENLVDTVTRALQESGLAPQYLELEITESVLMGKEMSILLMLRKLTDMGIQLSIDDFGTGYSSLAYLRRFPIVKLKVDQIFVRNLTTDPNDAVITRTVVGMAHSLRLKALAEGVETEAQLAYLRSIGCDQMQGYLFSRPLPVEEATRLLVQKKRL; encoded by the coding sequence ATGCCTCCGGAACGGGAACGTGTCGAGCGAGCGCTGCAAGCGGCGCTGACCTATGCCGACGGGATCATCGACACCATTCGCGAGCCGCTCCTGATCCTTGATGCGAAGATGCGGATCAAGCGGGCGAACCGCTCTTTCTACGAAACCTTCCGGGTCTCTCCGGACGAGACGGAACATCACTCTTTGTATGATCTCGGAAACGGCCAGTGGGACCTTCCGGCATTGCGCACCCAAATGGAGGAGGTTCTCCCGAGGAACAGCCAGTTCGAGAATTTCGAGGTTGAACACCACTTTCCGACGATCGGACGGAGGACCATGCTGCTGAATGCCCGGCAGGTCCGTACGGAGGACAACACCGCCGAAACCGGCACGATCCTCCTTGCCATCGAGGATGCCACCGAGCGGAAGCGGGCGGAAGAAGCGTTGCGCCAATCCGAGGAGAAATACCGAAACCTGTTCGAAACGATGGCGCAGGGGGTCGTTTATCATGACGCGGAAGGGAAAATCACATCGGCGAATCCGGCGGCGGAGCGGATCCTCGGCCTGACGTTGGATCAACTGCAAGGGAGAACATCGTTCGATCCCCGCTGGCGGACGATCCATGAAGACGGGTCGGACTTTCCGGGAGAGACCCACCCGGCGATGGCCGCGCTGAAAACCGGAAAGATGTTCAAAGAGGTGGTGATGGGGGTCCGGCATCCCGAAACGGAGAATTATCGTTGGATCAGCATCAATGCCGTTCCGCAATTCCAACCTGGAGAAAAGAAACCTTATCAAGTCTATGCGACCTTTGCGGATATCACCGAGCGCAAAGCGGCGGAGGAGGCGCTCCGGTCCCGCGCCCGCCGGGAGGCGGTCCTCGCGGAGCTGGGGCAGCGGGCGCTCTCGGGCATGGCGCTTCCCGCGTTGAGGAATGAGGCGGTGATCACGGTCGCGGAGACGCTGGGAGTGGAGTATTGCAAAGTGTTGGAGCCGCTCCCGGACGGGAGCGCGCTGCTGTTGGCGGCGGGGGTCGGTTGGAAAGAGGGGCTGGTCGGAGAGGCGACGGTCGGTATTCTGGAGAACTCACAGGCCGCCTACACCGTCGCCTGCAACGAACCGGTGGTGGTGGAAGATCTGGCGGCCGAGACCCGTTTTAGCGGGCCGGCGCTGCTGCGCGATCATGGCGTGGTCAGCGGGATGAGTGTTCTGATCCCGGGTCAAGATTTTCCGCACGGGGTTCTCGGGGCGCACACCCGGCGGCGGCGCGCCTTCAACAAAGAGGATGTCCACTTTCTTCAATCGATCGCCAACGTCCTCGCCATGGCGATCGACCGGAAAAAAGCGGAGGAGCGGATCGAGCACCAGGCCTACCACGATGCCCTCACCGGCCTTCCGAATCGGCTTCTGCTGGAAGATCGTCTCTCGGTCGCCGTGGCACAGGCCCATCGGAGCGGAGAGATTCTGGCCGTCCTTTTGATCGATCTGGACCGATTCAAAGTGATCAACGACACCCTGGGGCACCCTGCCGGGGACGAGTTGCTGCGGGGGGCGGCCGCCCGCTTCATCCGATCGGTCCGGGAGGGGGATACCATCGCCCGGATGGGCGGGGATGAATTCGCCGTTCTTCTTCCGAACTTAAACAACGATGAGATCGCCCTTCAGATCGCCGATCGGATCGCCTCTTCCCTTCGAGAACCGTTTCATTTGGAGGGGCGCGACCTTTATGTCACCGCCAGCATCGGGGCTGCCGTTTATCCTCATGCCGGGGTCGACGGACGAACCCTTTTACAGCATGCCGACATCGCCCTCTATCGCGCGAAAGAGCAGGGGAGAAACACATTGCGCTATTTCTCGCCGGCGATGAACTCCCGCGCGTTCGAGCGCCTTTCCATGGAGAGCAGCCTCCGGGAGGCGCTGAAGCGGGAGGAGTTTCTCCTCTACTTCCAACCTCAGGTCGATCTGAACGGCGGGGAGATCATCGGGTTCGAAGCCTTGATCCGATGGCAGCGGCCGGAGATCGGGATGATTTCTCCGGCGGAGTTTATCCCGTTGGCGGAAGAGACCGGGCTGATCCTACCGATCGGGGAGTGGGTGCTGCGGAGCGCGTGCGCCCAGAATGTCGCCTGGCAGCGGGCCGGCTTCCCGCCGACGCGGATCGCGGTCAACCTCTCCGTCCGTCAATTTCACCGGGAAAACCTCGTCGACACGGTCACCCGCGCGTTACAGGAGAGCGGCCTGGCGCCGCAATATTTGGAGTTGGAAATTACCGAGAGCGTCCTGATGGGGAAGGAGATGAGCATCCTTCTGATGCTTCGCAAGCTGACCGACATGGGCATTCAGCTTTCGATCGACGATTTCGGTACCGGCTACTCTTCGCTTGCCTACCTGAGGCGATTCCCGATCGTCAAGCTGAAGGTCGATCAGATTTTTGTCCGGAATCTCACGACCGATCCAAACGACGCCGTGATTACAAGAACCGTGGTCGGCATGGCCCACTCGCTTCGGCTGAAGGCGCTGGCGGAGGGGGTCGAGACCGAGGCGCAGCTTGCCTACCTTCGTTCGATCGGCTGTGATCAGATGCAGGGCTATCTCTTCAGCCGTCCCCTCCCCGTCGAAGAGGCGACCCGGCTGCTGGTTCAGAAGAAGCGGCTTTAA
- a CDS encoding DUF2934 domain-containing protein has product MKKTTPKKNENFPQEEVNGRPDDRLLQERIAERAYALYQSRGQYHGNDLADWLEAEQSVLSEHGSNAVSPAPAAKPASRAKSTRKRSGEQKAS; this is encoded by the coding sequence ATGAAAAAAACAACCCCCAAAAAAAATGAGAACTTCCCCCAGGAAGAGGTCAACGGGAGGCCGGACGATCGGCTGCTGCAAGAGCGGATTGCCGAACGGGCCTACGCGCTTTATCAGAGTAGAGGACAATATCACGGAAACGACCTGGCCGATTGGCTGGAAGCCGAACAGAGCGTTCTCTCCGAACACGGCTCAAATGCGGTTTCGCCCGCGCCCGCGGCCAAGCCGGCCTCGCGCGCGAAATCGACCCGGAAGCGAAGCGGCGAGCAAAAGGCTTCGTAA